The sequence below is a genomic window from Acidobacteriota bacterium.
CTGGCCGGTGGCTCCGCAGTGGTGGCTCCGCAGCGGGTGGAGGCGGCCGAGGTGGAGGCTTCTACGGCCCGCCGCCGGGCCATCGAGGCGTTTCGGGTGCGTTCCCGAGCGGCTCGCAACCTGGTGGACGTGGACCAGCCGGAGCAGGCCGTCAACGGCGACGACGAGTTCTATGCGGACCGTCGTGCCAGCTTCTTCAAGGCCATGCCCCAGAACTCCTTGGGAGAAGTGGATACGGCGGCCTACGATCAGCTACTGGCGGCGCTGGCTAGCGGCGCTTCGGCGGACTTCGACGCCATCGACCTGGCACCCCAGGCGGACCGGCGGCTGGCCAATCCGCAGGGTTCCTTCGCCTTCGAGATGACCGGTGGTGACGGTCACAGCTGCCGCATCCCGGCCGCGCCGACTTTCGCCAGCGCCACCTCAGCGGCGGAGATGGGGGAGGTCTACTGGCAGGCCCTGACCCGCGACGTGCCCTTCAACGACTACTCCAGCGATCCGATGGTGGCCGCCGCCGTCGCCGACCTCAACGCCTTCTCCGCCACCGTCGGTCCGAAGGTGGGCGGCGCCGTGACCACGGACACTCTCTTCCGAGGCGAGACCCCCGGCGACCTCGTCGGTCCCTACATCTCCCAATTCCTCTGGCTGCCGGTGCCCTACGGTCCCAGCACCATCGAGCAGCGGTACTCGCGGCCAGAGGTCGGCGATGACTTCATGACCAGCTATGGCGATTGGCTGGCGGTTCAGCGGGGAGTGAATCCGGCGGCGGGGATCACCTTCGACGGCACTCCGCGCTACATCAGCAACAATCGGGGCCTCGGTGAGTGGGTCCACGGCGACTTCTCCTACCAGGGGTATCTCAATGCCGCCCTCATCCTGCTCGGCTTCGGGGCCGAGACGCTGAGTGATCGCAACCCCTACCGCGTCATCCTCAACCAGGGCAGCTTCGTCACTTTCGGCGGCCCGCAGATTCTCGATCTGGTGGCCAAGGCTTCGAGCGTGGCGCTCAAGGCGGCCTGGTATCAGAAGTGGCTGGTCCATCGCCGGCTGCGGCCGGAGGTCTACGCCGCCCGGGTGGAGAATCAGCAGAACGGCAGCAAGAATTACGGCGTCCACTCCGACGTGCTCAATTCCGACGCCGTCGCCCGTTTGCTCTCCGACAACGGCAACACTCTGCTGCCGCTGGCCTTCCCGGAAGGCTCACCCACCCATCCGTCCTATCCGGCGGGCCACGCCTGCATCGCCGGTGCCTGCTGCACCGTGCTCAAGGCCTTCTTCAAGGAGTCCTATGTGTTGCCCGCACCGGTGACGACGGATGCCGACGGGCTGAACTTGGATCCCTGGACCGGCGCGGACCTGACGGTGGGCAACGAGATCAACAAGCTGGCGGCGAATATCTCCATCGGCCGCGACGCCGCCGGCGTGCACTACCGCAGCGACGGCATCGACGGCATCACCGCCGGCGAGCAGGTGGCCATCGCCATGCTGCAGGATTACAGCATCGCCTTCTCCGAGGCGGCGGACGGCTTCGAGCTCACCCGCTTCGACGGTCAGCGCATCCTCATCGCCAACGGGCAGGTGCAGGAACTCTAATCGAAGACGGGCTGCCCACCGCATTGCTCGGCGGGCAGCCCTTACTGTTCCAATGTGCCCGCCGAGATCCCCCCTTCCATCGGCGAGCTTCCCCTCCCAGCCTCAGCTCACGGGAAAAACGCAGTCCACTGATTCGCGTTCCCGCCTTCAAACCCATCCACGAAGATCGGCGTCAGGTTGGGGCCGGTGACGCCGTAGCCGCAGCTTTGGAAGATGGCGGCCATGGTTTCCAGGTCCTGGTAGGAGTAGTCCAGGTCCACCGCGGCCTGCTGGACGGCGATGGCGGCGTCCTCCTGGTTGGTGTTGAAGGTGGTCATGCCGATGCCGGTCCAGTGGGCGCGCTCGGTGCGGTCACGGCCGATGGCGTCCCACACTTTCATCATGCAAGTCGCCCAGATCTGCCCGTCGGTGTGGATCGAGCCGGTGAGGCCGCCGGGATAGACCGCGCCGTAGTTGGTGATGCGGCCACCCCAGAAGGGGTTGTGGCCGTCCCAGCTGAACACCC
It includes:
- a CDS encoding vanadium-dependent haloperoxidase; this translates as MPVSRTPHTSPSREQQDPGKNLEATTPAAEGSNPEASNGGPAVSRRGFLTGLGGAGVLAATGLAGGSAVVAPQRVEAAEVEASTARRRAIEAFRVRSRAARNLVDVDQPEQAVNGDDEFYADRRASFFKAMPQNSLGEVDTAAYDQLLAALASGASADFDAIDLAPQADRRLANPQGSFAFEMTGGDGHSCRIPAAPTFASATSAAEMGEVYWQALTRDVPFNDYSSDPMVAAAVADLNAFSATVGPKVGGAVTTDTLFRGETPGDLVGPYISQFLWLPVPYGPSTIEQRYSRPEVGDDFMTSYGDWLAVQRGVNPAAGITFDGTPRYISNNRGLGEWVHGDFSYQGYLNAALILLGFGAETLSDRNPYRVILNQGSFVTFGGPQILDLVAKASSVALKAAWYQKWLVHRRLRPEVYAARVENQQNGSKNYGVHSDVLNSDAVARLLSDNGNTLLPLAFPEGSPTHPSYPAGHACIAGACCTVLKAFFKESYVLPAPVTTDADGLNLDPWTGADLTVGNEINKLAANISIGRDAAGVHYRSDGIDGITAGEQVAIAMLQDYSIAFSEAADGFELTRFDGQRILIANGQVQEL